The genomic stretch ACGCCTAGCGGATGAGGCGAGCACCATTTTTCACAACTCCGAAGACGGACTCTTTCGCAGTATAAGAAACTACAGCCGAATGATTGCAGAGCGGCTTACTTGAGAATTCACTGTTCTGATAACTCATGACACCGGAATTCATTTTGCCGTCTCCGTTTATCTTTCCGCAATTTACATGCGCAGAGGGGAAGCAAAACGGAATCTTTCGTGTACATTTTGGGTAGGATTAGTTGGATGATATTTCAGGACGCAATTAGGAGTTCCACATGCCAAGGGTACTGGTAGCCGACGATGATGATCAGTTGCGCGGAGTAGTTACCGATTGGCTCGAAAGCCAAAATTTCGAAGTGGAAGCGGTCAACAACGGTTCGGCGTGCAAAGAAGTATTGGAAGGCAAGACCTTTGATGTCATGGTTCTCGATTGGCAAATGCCGGGTATGTCCGGCGTTGAGGTCTGCCGTTGGTATCGCGAGAAGGGAGGCACCACGCCAGTGCTGATGCTGACAGCAAAGGACGAAATCAAAGACAAAGAAGCCGGCTTTGGTGCGGGAGTCGATGACTATCTGACAAAACCATTCATACTGCGAGAACTTTCGGCACGTCTGTCAGCCCTGCTGCGAAGAGGACAAGTAGCGCCTTCTCTCGTGGTCGAATTCGGACCTCTGAAAGTCGATCCAGACAAACATCTTGTCACCGTCAATGGTGCACCGATAAAAGTGTCGCCGACAGAATTCTCTATTCTCGATTTTCTGATACGACACCCAGGGCAGGTCTTCAACACCACAGCTTTACTGGATAGAGTCTGGAAAAGCACGGCTGACGTTTCACCTGATACGGTGCGTGTCTATATTCGCCGATTGAGAGACAAATTCAAAGAAGTCGGCTATCCCGAACTGCTTCAGAATATTCATGGCGTCGGTTATAAGTTGCAGATACCAGAGTGAACGGATCTTTTACTCAGGCGCCAGCCGGTAAGCAAATCTCTATTGTTCGACCTCGATTAGAAGTAGTGAGCTGCAAGTCTCCACCGTGTTGCTGAGCAGTCTGTCGCGCCAGGTTGATCGCCATTTGTTCTCGCGCCAGCTCCCGATGTTTGTTCGAGTAACCACTTTTGGAAATTCCATAAGGCGCGCCAACTGCAAGGACTATTTGATCTCTTACGGTTTTGCACTCAACCGACACTGAAGATTTCGCAGGCAACCGCTCAACTATGCTGCGAATCAGCGCCGTCAAAGCCTGACTGAGACGACTGCTGTCGCCCAACAGCTCTTGCTTGCAGTTCTGTATCTCAAGAATGACACCTCGATTGTCGGCAGGCTGCAAATTATCGTTCTTGATCTGCTCGAACACGGTTTCGACATTGATCTTCTGCTTGGTCACCAGTATTTTGCCTGATTCCATTTTTTCAAGATCGAGCAAATTTGTAATCAAAACAATCAGCTCACTTGTCTCGAGGCGAGCACTGGCAAGAAGCTTGTGCCCCTCGTCAGTCAACTCACCAAATACGCCCGCTTCCATAACCTCAATCAACGCGATGATCGATGTTAGCGGCGTCCGCAGCTCATGACTGGTTATACCGATCATTTCGGCACGTAGAGCTTCTAATTCAATCAACTTCTTTCCAGCTACGTACAGTTGCTGCTCAACAAACGCCAGCTCATCATCTCCTGGCTCCGGCTCAGGAAGCTCGCGACGTTCCGAAAAATGCAACGCCCTGTCGGACAATCTGGTTGCGCGGCTGGTAAGACTTTTCGCAATTAATAAACCTAGAGCAGCGGCTACGAGCGAAGCAACGATAGCAGACACAAACAACAGCGTTGAAAACGCATGCCGTATTTCCTCCGAAGCAAGAGCGTTGCTGGCAATCAAATCCTTCTGATACAAAAGCATATCGTGCATCGGGCGGCGTACATCAATCAAGAGACTTTCCTTCTTATCAGTGCCTCGTTCACCGATAAAAGTTGTCAGATCCGCATCCTGCGGCGCATCGATCAGATGTTCGTGAAAAGCAAGATGAGCGCTAATCATATCCAGCAGTTTTTGGGTCAAACCATCAGTGATCGGTTCACCAGCCGTTAGCTTTTCTAATTCAGCCATGTTCTTGCGCAGGCTTTCGTCTTCGGCCCTGGCTGCGTCAAGGTCGGCTTGACGCCTGTCGGCGTTATACAGTAAGGCATACATTCCGCCTTTGGCAACACTAGCCATGAGCATGTCGCACAACGCAGTGACGCGCGGAATTTTTTGCATCTCTGCTATCTTCTCAGAGTTTTGATGCAAGAAATTGAACAAAGCAAATACTGTAACGAGTTGCACAATCATCGGCAACGCCACCACCAGCAATGCCTTCTTCCAAATTGTAGGTCTCCACCCCCGTTCCTCAACGCTCAGCTTCTTATCGACGCGCTGCGCGTGTTTTTCAGGTGCCTTTTTCGGCAGCGAAAACCAAAATGTAGACCCCTCACCAATTTTGGAGGAGAAACCAATCTCACCTCCTTGAGATTCAATTATTTCCTTGCTTATCTGCAAACCAAGCCCGGAGCTAGCCGGTCGCTCAGCGCCCGGGTTCTCGGCCTGCTCGAAGCGTCCGAAAATTCTGGCATGAAACTTTTCCGGAATCCCTGGCCCCTGGTCGCGAACAGATACACGAGCCTGGCTTTCGGAGGAACTGATATCAACTTCGATTGTGGAATTGACTGGAGAATATTTGATTGCATTAGAAAGCAAATTGATTAAAACTTGAGTCGTTTTGTCGGCATCGGCGAAGACAGTGACATCATCAGCGCGACGGGTGGATATGGATATCGACTTTAACCGCGTTAGAGGTTCGACAATCTTCAAACATTTATTGACAGTTTCGTTCAAGTCGAGCATATGAACGTCCAGGCGCCGCCCGGCTGCGTCCAGGTTCACCAATTCGAAAACAAGCGAGCCAAGACGCTTAACTTCAGCGAGCGAATCGCTCAGCCGCCTTGAGCCCTTTTCGCTCAAACTTGCGAAACCTACTTGAGGCAAAGCCTGCAGCGCGGCTTCTACTTCGGCTAGAGGTTTGTTCAACTCCTCTGCGATGATGGCAGTCGTTTGCGCCTGAAATTCTTCTGCATCTCTGATTTTATTCGCCGTCGACACCACCGCCGCATTCAACTTGCTGATTTCATCCCCGCCCTTCATAGAGACAAGTTCGCTCTTGCCATCAGCGAGAGCATTGATGTTTGCAAGAACAGTCTTCAGACGGCGCGAAACAGAGAAACTAAACATCAACCCACTTACCAGGCTGGCAAGCAACATGGCGAAAAGTCCGAAGTAGAGCATGGAATAGATAAATTGCATACGCGACTGTACGGCTTCATCTTCCTGCTGCTTTTTCTGCTTATCTTCAACAAAATATTGTTCGATAAACGGCACCTTGGTCATTTTGATGTTATGTTCAATCATCATGCGACCGCCGGCCACACCCTGGCCCATCAGCTCGCCGACAGTTTGTCTCCGACCCGTATGCCCAAACTGGCTGATCACAATGCGGTCTCGTTGCGAACTCATATTCCAGAGTTTCTGCAAGCCCTGAGCGCGCTCCTGTTTGTCAATCCAGAGCTTCGAAAGATCGTTGCAGATAACACGCGTGTCGGCACAAGCTTCTTCGAACTTGCGTGCGCAACTTTCCTCAACGGTTGCCAGATACATCGTCATAAGAAGCAGCAGCTGGCGTTCATTAATGAACAATCGGTCACGAGCCATGACAGTCTCGATATCATGTTCTGCGAGAATCTGCTCGTCGGCGAGTTTCTTCAAGTTGTCCGACAAAAATAGGAGAAACGTCACTTGAATAGCAAGCGGAATCGCCACAACCAGCAATATTTTCTGCGTCAGAGATAACTTCATGCGTAAATCATATAAGCCTGGCAGCTTTGCTGCATAGACTACCTCAGACAAGTCGAATCGCTTCCCTGCATACTTACCCAAAAACTTCACACCAAATTCCGGAGTAATTATTTGCCTTACTCGAATATGAATGTGTTCCCAGGCCGAGGTCGGTGCCGATGTGTGCACATGAGAATTTCGATGTTGGCACTTCTAGTTCTGCCATCAATTCATTTGCGCTGTTGACCAGAACGCCGATTCACAAACACATTCCGGCTCCTGGTGGGCAAACAACCTTGCCGGATGGCTCCAGAGTAGTAGCAAATGAAAAGGGTGAACTTATCTATGTAAGTTACTCAGAAGGCAGTACCATGATGCGCTTCCAAGATTATGTCGTTTGCTCAAACGTTCTTTCGGACCACTGGTTCAGAAACCGGAAAATGGAGTGGATGCGCCTGGATTGAACTTTTCGTTCAATGCTCAGACGCATTCATTCCTCAGCGTAAACTTTTTTCGAATCAAGAAAGAAGAGAATAGCGACGCGAATTCAAGTCGGTTTGATTGCCTGCCAAATCAAATCAAAATCACGCCGCCTGTCTCATCCTGCTACTTTTTGGTCCCCGCTTGAGAGTCAGGCGGTATCGACATTTCCTGTCCGGAAGCATCTGTATAACTGAACGAACCATCTGGTTGAACAACTGGATTATTGAATGGTGCCGGCGAGCCGTCTGCTGCGACCCATGCACCGTCCTTCATCGAATATGTCTGACCACCGTCCTGAATTCCAGACAACTGAATCGACGTAAGATTGTGCTGCTCGTCGTAGGTGAAGCTCAAGCTGGAATCATTAGCATATTTGACGCTGGCTACATAACCGTCCTTAACTTCTACGTTCGAGGCGAGATTGTCTCCGGCTGCAGGGTTAGGCTGTGCTTTGGCATCAGTTGAGGAGGTCTGCGAACTATCCGTTGAAGCACTGGTCGAGGAAGTCGAAGCATCGGTCGAAGTAGCCGCAGCCGTCGACGCATCAGTTGTGGTCAACAAGTCCTTTGGAATTATGTAATCGCCGGGTTGATAGTTGCCGACATTGTCACCAGTGGCGTCAGCAGCAAGACCATTCTTGCCCTGATTGGCTTTTACGATCTCGTCCAACACTTGCTGGGTATCTTTACCGCTCGCCTTAGCGATTTGATCGGCATAGTTCCACAACCACTTACCGTCGCCGCCTTCCAGGTTGAATGTAGTGTTACCTTGATCGTCGGTCTTGGTTTCGAAAGGCAATTTCACATCAGCAGGCTGATTGTTTCCGTCAGTGGAGTTACTTCCATCGCTGGAGCTGGTAGCAGAAGCGGACGAATCTGCACCGACTACAGGACCATCAGCGGTATCTTTGTGATTAACATTGTCTGGAGTGGAAACGACCTTCGATCCGTCGGGCATAGTCAGCGTAACGTTGCCGGAGGAATCGATAGAAGCGTCGCTGAACGGTGCGGCAGTCGTTGTGGGCTTACCATCCGCACCAACTGTCACCCATTTACCGGAGCCATCCTTAGCGAAAGCCATAGGATTACCCTTCTCGTCGACGGCGGTCAGACCTGTCAACTTGCTGGCGTCGTTCGCATCATAGGTGAATTTAGAAACAGAGCCGTCTGGCGCTTTAATCTGCGTCACCTGACTGTCGCTATTGACGGTGATTTCACTGGTCTGAACCTGGCCGGGAATTGGATTTCCTTCTTTGTCTAATTTAGGGAATCCTTGCTGGTAAGTAAAATCGGCGCTTGGCGGAACGAAATTGCC from Candidatus Melainabacteria bacterium encodes the following:
- a CDS encoding response regulator transcription factor, translated to MPRVLVADDDDQLRGVVTDWLESQNFEVEAVNNGSACKEVLEGKTFDVMVLDWQMPGMSGVEVCRWYREKGGTTPVLMLTAKDEIKDKEAGFGAGVDDYLTKPFILRELSARLSALLRRGQVAPSLVVEFGPLKVDPDKHLVTVNGAPIKVSPTEFSILDFLIRHPGQVFNTTALLDRVWKSTADVSPDTVRVYIRRLRDKFKEVGYPELLQNIHGVGYKLQIPE